Proteins co-encoded in one Halorussus vallis genomic window:
- a CDS encoding DUF2270 domain-containing protein yields MGDSGDAESDDRGEEGERDELPDDDPGDRLSEAIGETVASDPSDMLGLLGHFYRGQMDRVTAWRGRLDQTSYWAVTIIAAILTWVFSSPGNPHYLLLVAMGAMMVFLVIEARRYRAYDVWRERVRMLEEDLFAEMFDPDQERVHADWRTRLSADLRNPALKTSMLTALARRLRRIYYPLLLVLLAAWLTRITVFEPKQAWWQTARILGIPGSAVVAAVAAFYLAATALVGYEVIWGSADEFHEREEYDPWNE; encoded by the coding sequence ATGGGGGACTCAGGGGACGCGGAGAGCGACGACCGCGGCGAGGAGGGCGAGCGCGACGAGCTACCGGACGACGACCCCGGCGACCGACTGAGCGAGGCCATCGGCGAGACGGTCGCGAGCGACCCCTCGGACATGCTCGGCCTGCTAGGTCACTTCTACCGGGGGCAGATGGACCGCGTGACCGCGTGGCGGGGGCGACTCGACCAGACCTCCTACTGGGCGGTGACCATCATCGCCGCGATTCTGACGTGGGTGTTCTCCAGTCCGGGTAACCCCCACTACCTCCTGCTGGTCGCCATGGGCGCGATGATGGTGTTCCTCGTCATCGAGGCGCGGCGCTACCGGGCGTACGACGTGTGGCGCGAGCGCGTCCGCATGCTGGAGGAGGACCTGTTCGCGGAGATGTTCGACCCGGACCAGGAGCGGGTTCACGCCGACTGGCGCACCCGCCTCTCGGCCGACCTCCGGAATCCCGCGCTCAAGACCTCGATGCTGACCGCGCTCGCCAGGCGGCTCAGGCGCATCTACTACCCGCTGTTGCTCGTGCTGTTGGCCGCGTGGCTCACGCGAATCACGGTGTTCGAACCGAAGCAGGCGTGGTGGCAGACCGCCAGGATACTCGGGATTCCCGGCTCCGCCGTCGTCGCCGCGGTCGCGGCGTTTTACCTCGCGGCGACCGCGCTCGTCGGCTACGAGGTGATCTGGGGGTCGGCCGACGAGTTCCACGAGCGCGAGGAGTACGACCCGTGGAACGAGTGA
- a CDS encoding DUF5812 family protein, whose amino-acid sequence MTDESDAESEKTSTFLVTHAEDDSAVLKDVHDGQVHTLSSNPGVEEYDAVEATVAPDPPMNVTWSVVEVEERRALSAEKSDEPPTADEREMADEQSVGEVARKERAGTGEIHVLTVPPEDTETAVGDVLDDEGTLSRAARLGVNRVEVRSEDGVVSVRYMP is encoded by the coding sequence ATGACCGACGAGAGCGACGCCGAGAGCGAGAAGACGAGCACGTTCCTCGTCACCCACGCCGAGGACGACTCGGCGGTGTTGAAAGACGTCCACGACGGGCAGGTTCACACCCTCTCGTCGAACCCGGGCGTCGAGGAGTACGACGCGGTCGAGGCGACGGTCGCGCCCGACCCGCCGATGAACGTCACGTGGTCCGTCGTCGAGGTCGAGGAGCGACGCGCGCTGTCGGCGGAGAAGAGCGACGAACCGCCGACCGCCGACGAGCGCGAGATGGCCGACGAGCAGTCGGTCGGCGAGGTCGCCCGCAAGGAACGGGCCGGCACGGGCGAGATTCACGTGCTGACGGTCCCTCCGGAGGACACCGAAACCGCAGTGGGCGACGTGCTCGACGACGAGGGAACCCTCTCGCGGGCCGCCCGCCTCGGCGTGAATCGCGTCGAGGTGCGGAGCGAGGACGGCGTCGTGAGCGTTCGTTACATGCCCTAG
- the rnhB gene encoding ribonuclease HII: MFAACVAVEDPETLPSDIDDSKNLAPARREELAAALRDADRVAVGVAEIPVARIDSPETDMNTLTVEAHADALSKVLTDGGAESGDASPDSAALAGVVDAGDTSEERFARRVADRVAADVEVTAEHGADETHAVVGAASIVAKVERDAHVAALADAHAEYGDLGSGYPSDPKTRAFLADYVEANGDLPDCARRSWSTCDDVLAAHEQSGLDQF; this comes from the coding sequence ATGTTCGCGGCGTGCGTCGCGGTCGAGGACCCGGAGACGCTTCCGTCGGACATCGACGACTCGAAGAACCTCGCGCCCGCGCGCCGCGAGGAACTGGCGGCCGCGCTCCGCGACGCCGACCGCGTCGCGGTCGGCGTCGCAGAGATTCCGGTCGCGCGAATCGATAGCCCGGAAACCGACATGAACACGCTCACGGTCGAGGCCCACGCCGACGCGCTCTCGAAGGTCCTGACCGACGGCGGGGCGGAGTCGGGCGACGCGTCGCCCGACTCCGCCGCACTCGCGGGCGTCGTCGACGCCGGCGACACCAGCGAGGAACGGTTCGCCCGCCGGGTCGCCGACCGCGTCGCGGCCGACGTCGAGGTGACCGCGGAACACGGTGCCGACGAGACTCACGCCGTGGTCGGGGCCGCCAGCATCGTGGCGAAGGTCGAACGCGACGCCCACGTCGCGGCGCTCGCCGACGCGCACGCCGAGTACGGCGACCTCGGGTCGGGCTACCCCAGTGACCCCAAGACGCGGGCGTTCCTGGCCGACTACGTCGAGGCCAACGGTGACCTGCCCGACTGCGCGCGCCGTAGCTGGTCGACCTGTGATGACGTGCTGGCGGCCCACGAACAGTCGGGGCTTGACCAATTCTAA
- a CDS encoding preprotein translocase subunit SecD, with protein sequence MNFRENWRVLLLVFFLLASSFALLAPGVGGNSNQDGAVVEQGSDGPTNLQYGLELSGGTRIRAPVNGLTAEGVDIPQGTQPGTVERRVAGNLSGVTVSDVTARFPDQRGESPTVEVFGSNVTKSEFRSALDRAGYSYETVRQGVTSQTRDTIVRILSDKISNAGLSGGRVQQVTTANGENFVVIEMPNANRSQVEDLVTRRGKVQVVAHYPANRSGNTTEYRNTPLLTAEDFASIGTAETSRSGRPYVPVVLNNQAAQNFSNAMNQFGFTGQGVSSCYYPERKNDSGYCLYTVVDGEVVYGAGMGPNLAQTIRSGEFTQTGNFRMLTTNMSEARELQIHLNAGALPASLDMQAGTSYYLAPSLAEEFKLFSFITGLAAVLAVSGVVFLRYGDPKVAAPMLVTALSEVVILLGFAAAIGLPLDLSHIAGFIAVIGTGVDDLIIIADEVMSEGDVNSSRVFQSRFRKAFWVIGAAAATTIIAMSPLAVLSLGDLQGFAIVTILGVLIGVLVTRPAYGDILRSLLTDR encoded by the coding sequence ATGAACTTCCGCGAGAACTGGCGCGTCCTCCTGCTCGTGTTCTTCCTGCTCGCCAGCAGTTTCGCGCTGCTCGCGCCCGGCGTCGGCGGGAACAGCAACCAGGACGGTGCTGTCGTCGAGCAGGGCAGCGACGGCCCGACCAACCTCCAGTACGGCCTCGAACTGTCCGGCGGCACCCGCATCCGCGCACCGGTCAACGGCCTGACCGCCGAGGGCGTCGACATCCCGCAGGGGACCCAGCCCGGAACCGTCGAACGGCGGGTCGCCGGGAACCTCTCGGGCGTGACCGTCTCCGACGTGACCGCCCGCTTCCCGGACCAGCGGGGCGAGTCGCCGACCGTCGAGGTGTTCGGCAGTAACGTCACGAAGTCGGAGTTCCGGTCGGCGCTCGACCGGGCGGGCTACAGTTACGAGACGGTCCGGCAGGGCGTCACCTCCCAGACCCGGGACACCATCGTCCGAATCCTGAGCGACAAGATCTCGAACGCCGGACTCTCCGGCGGCCGGGTCCAGCAGGTGACGACCGCCAACGGCGAGAACTTCGTCGTCATCGAGATGCCCAACGCCAACCGGAGTCAGGTCGAGGACCTCGTGACCCGGCGCGGGAAGGTCCAGGTCGTGGCTCACTACCCCGCGAATCGAAGCGGGAACACGACCGAGTATCGGAACACGCCGCTGCTCACCGCGGAGGACTTCGCGAGCATCGGTACGGCGGAGACGAGCCGCAGCGGACGGCCCTACGTCCCCGTGGTGCTCAACAACCAGGCCGCCCAGAACTTCTCGAACGCGATGAACCAGTTCGGGTTCACGGGCCAGGGCGTTTCGTCGTGTTACTACCCTGAGCGCAAGAACGACTCCGGATACTGCCTCTACACGGTCGTCGACGGTGAGGTCGTCTACGGCGCCGGGATGGGACCGAACCTCGCCCAGACGATTCGGTCCGGGGAGTTCACCCAGACGGGGAACTTCCGGATGCTGACGACGAACATGTCCGAGGCGCGCGAACTCCAGATTCACCTGAACGCCGGCGCGCTCCCCGCCTCGCTCGACATGCAGGCGGGCACGTCGTACTACCTCGCGCCCAGCCTCGCCGAGGAGTTCAAGCTGTTCTCGTTCATCACCGGCCTCGCGGCGGTGCTGGCGGTCAGCGGCGTGGTGTTCCTCCGGTACGGTGACCCGAAGGTCGCGGCGCCGATGCTCGTCACCGCGCTCTCGGAGGTCGTCATCCTCCTCGGGTTCGCGGCCGCGATCGGCTTACCGCTGGACCTGAGCCACATCGCCGGCTTCATCGCGGTCATCGGGACCGGGGTGGACGACCTCATCATCATCGCCGACGAGGTGATGAGCGAGGGCGACGTGAACTCCAGTCGCGTCTTCCAGAGCCGCTTCCGCAAGGCGTTCTGGGTCATCGGCGCGGCCGCCGCGACGACCATCATCGCGATGAGTCCGCTCGCGGTTCTCAGCCTCGGCGACCTCCAGGGCTTCGCCATCGTCACCATCCTCGGCGTGCTCATCGGCGTGCTGGTGACCCGGCCGGCCTACGGCGACATCCTGCGGAGCCTGCTGACCGACCGGTAG
- a CDS encoding DUF892 family protein: MVNVETLYDLFVYELEGIRSAESHLAELLATLATDAEVDSLDDTPDSEFRDAARELFADHRERTDERVDRLGRAFDAIDHVATTTDRERDDLVVDALAQEKERFNNVVLDDALRNPYYLDAAIKAEQLVSQCYDSAFAVAEPLDVNDEVVDELEANRDDIESTLRESRDLDESDDARSLLAHLADETPMD, encoded by the coding sequence ATGGTCAACGTAGAAACGCTGTACGATCTGTTCGTGTACGAACTCGAGGGGATTCGGAGCGCCGAGTCGCACCTCGCGGAGCTGTTGGCGACGCTGGCGACCGACGCCGAGGTCGACTCGCTCGACGACACCCCGGACTCGGAGTTCCGGGACGCCGCCCGAGAACTGTTCGCGGACCACCGCGAGCGAACCGACGAGCGCGTCGACCGACTCGGCCGGGCGTTCGACGCGATAGACCACGTCGCCACGACGACCGACCGCGAGCGCGACGACCTCGTGGTCGACGCGCTCGCGCAGGAGAAAGAGCGGTTCAACAACGTCGTGCTCGACGACGCCCTGCGCAATCCGTACTACCTCGACGCGGCCATCAAGGCCGAGCAACTGGTGAGCCAGTGCTACGACAGCGCGTTCGCCGTCGCCGAACCGCTCGACGTGAACGACGAGGTCGTCGACGAACTCGAAGCGAACCGCGACGACATCGAGTCTACGCTCCGAGAATCGCGGGACCTCGACGAGAGCGACGACGCCCGGTCGCTGCTCGCGCACCTGGCCGACGAGACGCCGATGGACTGA
- the secF gene encoding protein translocase subunit SecF, producing the protein MVAFEVPEVDYTRYTNRQLAAVPLAVLAVALLIIAGWYVTTGAPVQLGTEFTGGTELRVQTATPASEIPNQFDAEVESVSPVQTEPNTYIVSFGPEADNLAQQAQNNLQPVQGQQKGDIVKSVQGTSASFGANTQRLALYGLGLAFAGMSALVFLMFRSFVPSIAVVLSAFSDIVIPVALMNLLGIELSLGTVAALLMLIGYSVDSDILLNNHILRRSGSFYESTYRAMRTGVTMTVTSLAAMAVMAVVAYIFQIDLLASIGVVLVLGLATDLMNTYMLNLSLLRWYKYEGVAR; encoded by the coding sequence ATGGTAGCGTTCGAAGTGCCGGAAGTCGACTACACCCGGTACACGAATCGGCAGTTGGCGGCCGTCCCGCTCGCGGTGTTGGCCGTCGCGCTGCTGATAATCGCCGGGTGGTACGTGACCACCGGTGCGCCGGTACAGCTCGGAACCGAGTTCACTGGCGGAACGGAGCTCCGCGTCCAGACCGCGACGCCCGCCTCCGAGATTCCGAACCAGTTCGACGCGGAGGTGGAGTCGGTCAGCCCCGTCCAGACCGAACCGAACACCTACATCGTGTCGTTCGGGCCGGAAGCCGACAACCTGGCCCAGCAGGCCCAGAACAACTTACAACCGGTGCAGGGCCAGCAGAAGGGCGACATCGTGAAGTCCGTCCAGGGTACCTCCGCGAGCTTCGGAGCGAATACCCAGCGCCTCGCGCTCTACGGTCTCGGACTCGCGTTCGCCGGCATGAGTGCGCTCGTCTTCCTCATGTTCCGGAGCTTCGTCCCCTCCATCGCCGTCGTGCTCTCGGCGTTCAGCGACATCGTGATTCCGGTCGCGCTGATGAACCTGCTGGGCATCGAACTCTCGCTGGGGACCGTCGCGGCCCTGCTGATGCTCATCGGTTACTCCGTCGACTCCGACATCCTGCTCAACAACCACATCCTGCGGCGTTCCGGTAGCTTCTACGAGTCGACCTACCGGGCGATGCGGACCGGCGTGACGATGACGGTGACGTCGCTGGCCGCGATGGCCGTGATGGCCGTGGTCGCCTACATCTTCCAGATCGACCTGCTGGCGTCCATCGGCGTCGTGCTCGTGCTCGGTCTGGCCACCGACCTGATGAACACCTACATGCTCAATCTCAGCCTGCTCCGCTGGTACAAGTACGAGGGGGTCGCACGATGA
- a CDS encoding ERCC4 domain-containing protein, translating to MQRVDCVVDDREPSDVVRAFREHPDVASVEVRRLPAADIAVDGIGIERKTVADYVSSALGPTGTVLRDQVEKMTEAYDHTYVLLEGDLRDVGEHWPDLNPAAVHGSMASFAARYDTPVIPCSDRERLVDVAVRLIRKHAEEPSARPLPVGAVTGRTEPTAKRMYGCIEGVGTRTADALYEAFPTVESLVAADRDDLLAVEGVGEKRADAILAALRECE from the coding sequence GTGCAACGAGTCGACTGCGTCGTCGACGACCGCGAACCCTCGGACGTTGTCCGGGCCTTCCGCGAGCATCCCGACGTGGCCAGCGTCGAAGTCAGGCGGCTTCCGGCGGCCGACATCGCGGTCGACGGAATCGGCATCGAGCGCAAGACCGTCGCCGACTACGTGAGTTCCGCGCTCGGGCCGACCGGGACCGTCCTCCGCGACCAGGTCGAGAAGATGACGGAGGCCTACGACCACACCTACGTACTGCTGGAGGGCGACCTCCGGGACGTCGGCGAGCACTGGCCCGACCTGAACCCGGCGGCGGTCCACGGGTCGATGGCCTCCTTCGCCGCTCGGTACGACACTCCGGTGATTCCCTGCTCGGACCGCGAACGACTGGTCGACGTGGCGGTCCGGTTGATCCGTAAGCACGCCGAGGAACCCTCCGCACGACCGCTCCCTGTCGGCGCGGTGACCGGCCGGACCGAACCCACCGCAAAGCGGATGTACGGCTGTATCGAGGGCGTCGGAACCCGAACCGCGGACGCGCTCTACGAGGCGTTTCCCACCGTCGAGTCGCTCGTCGCGGCCGACCGCGACGACCTGCTCGCGGTCGAAGGAGTGGGCGAGAAGCGCGCCGACGCGATTCTGGCGGCGCTTCGCGAGTGCGAGTGA
- a CDS encoding RNA-guided endonuclease InsQ/TnpB family protein, with product MKRVNTFEVVPQSENDKECLLRLLDASASLWNELTYERRQNYFGDGDVWDTSEYRGRYNGVVGSATVQQVTRKNSEAWRSFFALKEKGEYANPPSYWGNEEDGRELRTYIRNNQYTIQWGKRSRLEIPVGQELKDEYGLGYHERLRLEVRGNPKWDGKQGRLEIEYDEVNGTFRAFQPVTVPDSRLDSPLASEEAALDVGANNLVACSTTTGNQYLYDGRELFGRFRETTDEIARLQSKLREGRYSSKRIRRLYRQRTKRRDHAQHALVRDLVERLYDEGVATVYVGDLTDVLETHWSVRVNEKTHNFWAFKRFIHRLACVCEEYGISLEVESEAWTSQMCPECGDHDETVRHGDTLTCPCGFEGHADLTASETFLRENSDTEIRPMARPVRFEWDDHDWSGKPHPHESPKEVRTNPQVASVGR from the coding sequence ATGAAGCGCGTCAACACCTTCGAGGTCGTGCCACAGTCCGAGAACGACAAAGAGTGCCTCCTACGGCTACTCGACGCCTCTGCCTCGCTATGGAACGAACTCACCTACGAACGTCGTCAGAACTACTTTGGGGACGGCGACGTGTGGGACACCTCCGAGTACCGAGGGCGCTACAACGGTGTCGTTGGTAGCGCGACCGTCCAACAGGTCACGCGCAAAAACTCGGAAGCGTGGCGGTCGTTCTTCGCCCTCAAGGAGAAAGGCGAGTACGCCAACCCACCATCGTACTGGGGCAACGAGGAGGACGGACGCGAACTCCGTACCTACATCCGAAACAACCAGTACACGATTCAGTGGGGCAAGCGTAGCCGTCTCGAAATCCCTGTCGGGCAAGAGCTGAAAGACGAATACGGACTCGGCTACCACGAACGACTCCGCCTCGAAGTCCGAGGCAACCCGAAGTGGGACGGGAAACAGGGTCGTCTGGAAATTGAGTACGACGAGGTTAACGGCACGTTCAGGGCTTTCCAACCAGTCACCGTCCCTGATTCTCGACTGGATTCACCACTGGCTTCCGAAGAAGCCGCCCTCGACGTTGGCGCGAACAATCTCGTCGCCTGTTCCACGACCACCGGGAACCAGTACCTCTACGACGGTCGGGAGTTGTTCGGACGGTTTCGAGAGACGACCGACGAAATCGCTCGCCTCCAGTCGAAACTCCGCGAGGGGCGCTACAGTTCCAAACGGATTCGGCGGCTCTACCGACAGCGGACGAAGCGCCGTGACCACGCACAGCATGCGCTGGTGCGCGACCTGGTTGAACGACTGTACGACGAGGGTGTGGCGACGGTATACGTGGGCGACTTGACCGACGTGCTGGAAACGCACTGGTCGGTCAGGGTGAACGAGAAGACGCACAACTTCTGGGCGTTCAAGAGGTTCATCCACCGCCTCGCGTGCGTCTGTGAGGAGTACGGTATCAGCCTCGAAGTCGAGTCGGAAGCGTGGACGAGTCAGATGTGTCCCGAGTGTGGCGACCACGACGAGACGGTTCGCCACGGGGATACGCTGACGTGTCCGTGTGGTTTCGAGGGGCACGCCGACCTCACGGCGTCAGAGACGTTCCTTCGAGAAAACAGCGATACGGAAATCAGGCCGATGGCACGGCCCGTGCGATTCGAGTGGGACGACCACGACTGGTCGGGGAAACCACACCCTCACGAAAGTCCCAAAGAAGTGCGCACGAACCCGCAAGTTGCCTCCGTGGGTCGGTAG
- a CDS encoding tRNA pseudouridine(54/55) synthase Pus10, translated as MTILDDARRVIENGPVCDSCLGRCFADRSFGLTNDERGNALRVAAALEDDEPYEDEDAECWVCEGESARFDLWAETVADALEGWEFDTYQVGTRTPPLIEENEVLLRESAGLPEDAGELFKSEFNREVGKRVGRLTGAEVDFGRPDVLALLNVEAAPEPGSDEGISSHAVDVQINSAFVYGRYRKLERDIPQTEWPCRECGGSGKQLAEDGGEEPCDYCGGSGYMYEESVEQLTTPPVLSAMDGGEALFHGAGREDVDALMLGTGRPFVIEVKRPRVRNVDATALQDEINEFADGKVEVTDLALATHAMVERVKELDASKTYRMDVEFDDDVTESALDEAIAELDGATVEQDTPQRVDHRRASLTRTRQAYDVSGHLEDPRHAELETHGEGGLYIKELVSGDEGRTDPSLAGLLGVGAVVTALDVVAVEGEDEPFDAPEFLKASVEA; from the coding sequence ATGACCATCCTCGACGATGCCCGCCGGGTAATCGAGAACGGCCCGGTGTGCGATTCCTGCCTCGGGCGGTGTTTCGCCGACCGAAGCTTCGGACTGACCAACGACGAGCGGGGGAACGCGCTCCGGGTCGCGGCGGCGCTGGAGGACGACGAACCTTACGAGGACGAGGACGCCGAGTGCTGGGTCTGCGAGGGCGAGAGCGCCCGGTTCGACCTGTGGGCCGAGACGGTCGCCGACGCGCTCGAAGGCTGGGAGTTCGACACCTACCAGGTCGGCACCCGGACCCCGCCGCTGATCGAGGAGAACGAGGTGCTCCTCCGGGAGTCGGCCGGCCTCCCCGAGGACGCCGGCGAACTGTTCAAGTCCGAGTTCAACCGCGAGGTCGGCAAGCGGGTCGGTCGGCTCACCGGCGCCGAAGTCGACTTCGGGCGCCCCGACGTGCTGGCGCTGCTGAACGTCGAGGCCGCCCCCGAACCCGGGTCGGACGAGGGTATCTCCTCGCACGCGGTCGACGTCCAGATCAACTCCGCGTTCGTCTACGGCCGGTACCGGAAGCTCGAACGCGACATCCCCCAGACCGAGTGGCCCTGCCGGGAGTGCGGCGGGTCGGGCAAGCAACTCGCCGAGGACGGCGGCGAGGAGCCCTGCGACTACTGCGGCGGGTCGGGCTACATGTACGAAGAGAGCGTCGAACAGCTCACGACCCCGCCGGTACTCTCGGCGATGGACGGCGGGGAGGCGCTGTTCCACGGCGCGGGCCGCGAGGACGTCGACGCGCTGATGCTCGGGACGGGGCGGCCGTTCGTCATCGAGGTCAAGCGCCCCCGCGTGCGGAACGTCGACGCCACCGCCCTTCAGGACGAGATCAACGAGTTCGCCGACGGGAAGGTCGAGGTCACGGACCTCGCGCTGGCGACCCACGCGATGGTCGAGCGCGTGAAGGAACTCGACGCGAGCAAGACCTACCGGATGGACGTGGAGTTCGACGACGACGTGACCGAGTCGGCGCTCGACGAGGCCATCGCGGAACTCGACGGCGCGACCGTCGAGCAGGACACGCCCCAGCGCGTCGACCATCGCCGGGCGAGTCTGACCCGGACGCGGCAGGCCTACGACGTGTCGGGCCACCTCGAAGACCCCCGCCACGCCGAACTCGAAACCCACGGCGAGGGCGGCCTCTACATCAAGGAACTCGTCAGCGGCGACGAGGGCCGCACCGACCCGAGCCTCGCGGGCCTGTTGGGCGTCGGTGCGGTCGTCACCGCCCTCGACGTGGTCGCGGTCGAGGGCGAGGACGAACCCTTCGACGCGCCCGAGTTTCTGAAGGCGTCGGTAGAAGCTTGA
- a CDS encoding DUF5789 family protein, with the protein MENEPDDTGRLRSLEMDKLHELFDPDDFPVTTDEVIEEFGDVEVEYPGGGSERLRGILDTSGHEEYGTTDDLQLAVLNGVERDAVGRPRYSDRDPPVVGEDRNPEQESF; encoded by the coding sequence ATGGAGAACGAACCAGACGACACCGGCCGACTCCGTTCGCTGGAGATGGACAAACTCCACGAACTGTTCGACCCCGACGACTTCCCGGTGACGACCGACGAGGTCATCGAGGAGTTCGGCGACGTGGAGGTCGAGTACCCGGGCGGGGGCTCCGAGCGACTCCGCGGGATACTCGACACGTCGGGCCACGAGGAGTACGGGACGACCGACGACCTCCAGCTCGCGGTGCTCAACGGCGTCGAGCGCGACGCAGTGGGCCGGCCCCGCTACAGCGACCGCGACCCGCCGGTGGTCGGCGAGGACCGCAACCCCGAGCAGGAGTCGTTCTGA
- a CDS encoding DUF7383 domain-containing protein — translation MSHRANYALVNVGAHLGPNKDALDVPWADYAGDATAEFDFEVPTGEAVDAYVGLQAFRVGRYGHELLVNGEALSGFDVPPSDGWQYWEDAITDVELREGTNTLRVLRDTETDDSFAVNNVTIHWREPVEE, via the coding sequence ATGTCCCATCGCGCGAACTACGCGCTCGTGAACGTCGGCGCCCACCTCGGACCGAACAAGGACGCCCTCGACGTGCCGTGGGCCGACTACGCCGGCGACGCCACCGCCGAGTTCGACTTCGAGGTGCCGACCGGCGAGGCGGTCGACGCCTACGTCGGGTTGCAGGCGTTCCGGGTCGGCCGCTACGGCCACGAACTGCTGGTGAACGGCGAGGCGCTGAGCGGCTTCGACGTGCCGCCGTCCGATGGCTGGCAGTACTGGGAGGACGCCATCACCGACGTCGAACTGCGGGAGGGGACGAACACCCTGCGGGTCTTGCGAGACACCGAAACCGACGATAGCTTCGCGGTGAACAACGTGACCATCCACTGGCGCGAACCAGTAGAGGAGTGA
- a CDS encoding twin-arginine translocation signal domain-containing protein, which yields MRNDINRRNVLKGLGAGAATLGGVGVNAAAKGQPEVTELEGAHADRVIADYDNPDAVRRVLAEHDDMLQELQQRGLLESADVDNLGVDTLSPLDPEGKTESEQVVAKKIDDTVTPEIVIGRKTPEGMLTIGIRPETGERYALVNSPEETKAEVLDDVTTMWSCSDPCCDASCCPVDSCEPNTICACNDCCVNCSCGVDPACWGYCA from the coding sequence ATGAGAAACGACATAAATCGACGCAACGTCCTGAAGGGTCTCGGGGCCGGTGCCGCCACTCTCGGCGGCGTCGGTGTGAACGCCGCTGCGAAAGGACAACCGGAGGTGACCGAGCTAGAAGGCGCTCACGCCGACCGCGTCATCGCCGACTACGACAATCCGGACGCTGTCCGCCGAGTCCTCGCGGAGCACGACGACATGCTGCAGGAACTCCAACAGCGAGGGTTGCTGGAGAGTGCAGACGTTGACAACCTCGGCGTTGACACCTTATCCCCGCTCGACCCGGAGGGGAAGACGGAGTCTGAACAGGTCGTGGCGAAGAAGATCGACGATACCGTAACCCCGGAGATAGTCATCGGGCGAAAGACGCCGGAAGGCATGTTGACGATCGGTATCCGGCCAGAGACTGGCGAGCGTTACGCGCTCGTCAACTCGCCCGAGGAAACCAAAGCCGAAGTCCTCGACGACGTTACGACGATGTGGTCGTGTAGCGACCCGTGTTGCGACGCGAGCTGCTGTCCGGTTGACAGCTGTGAGCCGAACACGATCTGTGCCTGCAACGATTGCTGCGTGAACTGCTCCTGCGGTGTCGACCCCGCTTGCTGGGGATACTGCGCATAA